A stretch of Antennarius striatus isolate MH-2024 chromosome 6, ASM4005453v1, whole genome shotgun sequence DNA encodes these proteins:
- the LOC137596613 gene encoding kunitz-type protease inhibitor 2-like isoform X1 encodes MMKMRCWLGLLAVWVLLCSGGAQDCVWDPVPGAPAGLDGCQRDCCSAAGCDMIVFQPDGEPRCQLVFGCPDRNRELCARQASEGVTVLRRKTPDPNQDRIQTKEPEGPGDDKKPIDCESAAEAGPCRALLQRWFYNKDRRTCEKFAYGGCRGNGNNYPTQESCMETCTGLVSPPDSGLPDSKLLVADEDDEEYKDQCLGAPDPGPCRAAFPMFYYDQNAGSCLSFIYGGCRGNNNRYTTLEACQDTCTADGRLRRNGDVQNRWSPAVLLFVLLAVVSCLLLLTLLIVSLRHRGLGRRHSSASDKEELLPGERSSPPRGPTPGKA; translated from the exons atgatgaagatgaggtgtTGGCTCGGTCTGCTGGCCGTCTGGGTGCTGCTGTGCTCCGGGGGGGCCCAGGACTGTGTCTGGGACCCGGTCCCCGGGGCCCCGGCCGGGCTGGACGGCTGTCAGCGGGACTGCTGCTCCGCGGCGGGCTGCGACATGATCGTGTTCCAGCCGGACGGGGAGCCCCGGTGTCAGCTGGTGTTCGGCTGTCCGGACCGGAACCGGGAGCTCTGCGCCCGCCAGGCCTCCGAGGGGGTCACGGTGCTCCGCAGGAAGACCCCGGACCCGAACCAGGACCGGATCCAGACGAAGGAGCCGGAAGGTCCGGGTGACGACAAGA AGCCCATTGACTGCGAGTCGGCGGCGGAGGCGGGGCCATGCAGGGCGCTGCTGCAGCGCTGGTTCTACAACAAGGACAGGCGCACCTGTGAGAAGTTCGCCTACGGCGGCTGTCGGGGCAACGGCAACAACTACCCCACCCAGGAGAGCTGCATGGAGACGTGTACAG gtCTCGTCTCTCCTCCAGACTCGGGGCTCCCCGACTCCAAACTACTGGttgctgatgaagatgatgaagaatacAAAG ACCAGTGCCTGGGGGCCCCAGACCCCGGCCCCTGCCGCGCCGCCTTCCCCATGTTCTACTACGACCAGAACGCCGGCAGCTGTCTGTCATTCATTTATGGTGGTTGCCGTGGGAACAACAATCGTTACACCACCCTGGAGGCGTGTCAGGACACCTGCACTGCAGATG GTCGTTTGAGGAGAAACGGTGACGTCCAGAACCGCTGGAGTCCAG CCGTCCTGCTCTTCGTCTTGCTGGCGGTCGTctcctgtctgctgctgctgacgctCCTCATCGTCTCCCTGAGACACCGCGGTCTGGGCCGCCGCCATTCCTCCGCCAG CGATAAGGAGGAGCTGCTCCCTGGTGAGAGGTCGTCCCCCCCTCGGGGCCCCACCCCGGGCAAAGCTTGA
- the LOC137596613 gene encoding kunitz-type protease inhibitor 2-like isoform X2, with protein sequence MMKMRCWLGLLAVWVLLCSGGAQDCVWDPVPGAPAGLDGCQRDCCSAAGCDMIVFQPDGEPRCQLVFGCPDRNRELCARQASEGVTVLRRKTPDPNQDRIQTKEPEGPGDDKKPIDCESAAEAGPCRALLQRWFYNKDRRTCEKFAYGGCRGNGNNYPTQESCMETCTDSGLPDSKLLVADEDDEEYKDQCLGAPDPGPCRAAFPMFYYDQNAGSCLSFIYGGCRGNNNRYTTLEACQDTCTADGRLRRNGDVQNRWSPAVLLFVLLAVVSCLLLLTLLIVSLRHRGLGRRHSSASDKEELLPGERSSPPRGPTPGKA encoded by the exons atgatgaagatgaggtgtTGGCTCGGTCTGCTGGCCGTCTGGGTGCTGCTGTGCTCCGGGGGGGCCCAGGACTGTGTCTGGGACCCGGTCCCCGGGGCCCCGGCCGGGCTGGACGGCTGTCAGCGGGACTGCTGCTCCGCGGCGGGCTGCGACATGATCGTGTTCCAGCCGGACGGGGAGCCCCGGTGTCAGCTGGTGTTCGGCTGTCCGGACCGGAACCGGGAGCTCTGCGCCCGCCAGGCCTCCGAGGGGGTCACGGTGCTCCGCAGGAAGACCCCGGACCCGAACCAGGACCGGATCCAGACGAAGGAGCCGGAAGGTCCGGGTGACGACAAGA AGCCCATTGACTGCGAGTCGGCGGCGGAGGCGGGGCCATGCAGGGCGCTGCTGCAGCGCTGGTTCTACAACAAGGACAGGCGCACCTGTGAGAAGTTCGCCTACGGCGGCTGTCGGGGCAACGGCAACAACTACCCCACCCAGGAGAGCTGCATGGAGACGTGTACAG ACTCGGGGCTCCCCGACTCCAAACTACTGGttgctgatgaagatgatgaagaatacAAAG ACCAGTGCCTGGGGGCCCCAGACCCCGGCCCCTGCCGCGCCGCCTTCCCCATGTTCTACTACGACCAGAACGCCGGCAGCTGTCTGTCATTCATTTATGGTGGTTGCCGTGGGAACAACAATCGTTACACCACCCTGGAGGCGTGTCAGGACACCTGCACTGCAGATG GTCGTTTGAGGAGAAACGGTGACGTCCAGAACCGCTGGAGTCCAG CCGTCCTGCTCTTCGTCTTGCTGGCGGTCGTctcctgtctgctgctgctgacgctCCTCATCGTCTCCCTGAGACACCGCGGTCTGGGCCGCCGCCATTCCTCCGCCAG CGATAAGGAGGAGCTGCTCCCTGGTGAGAGGTCGTCCCCCCCTCGGGGCCCCACCCCGGGCAAAGCTTGA
- the atg16l1 gene encoding autophagy-related protein 16-1 isoform X1, with protein MAERWGACAWKRHVSEQLKLRDRVQRQTFEEIVQQYNRLLEKSDLQAVLSERYQTDKHDAQRGHESGVGGDCGRGDALQQEMSQMRIRHQEELTELHKKRGELAQSVIELNNQIQQKDKEIQNNENKMLSYQQQVSGLEGDCRDLRATLQDLERANQTLKDEYDALQITFSALEEKLRKTTEDNQELVSRWMAEKAQEANKLNAENEKDSRRRQAKLQKELADAAKEPLPVDPDDDIEVLAEDAGKGGAEVSPSRQLGRTASKKPSQPPPAGLLDSISNIFGRRRSTNSFSTSPDHTEAPSGVCADVRVPSTALHVFDAHDGEVNAVRFSPGSRLLATGGMDRRVKLWEVVAGRCEAKGALTGSNAGITSIEFDSAGSYLLAASNDFASRIWTVDDYRLRHTLTGHSGKVLSARFLLDNARIVSGSYDRTLKLWDLRSKVCMKTVFTGSSCNDIVCTEQCVMSGHFDKKVRFWDIRAETIVRELELLGRVTSLDLNHDRTELLTCSRDDLLKIVDLRANAVRQTFSAQGFKCGADWTRVTYSPDGSYVAGGSADGVLYVWNVLTGKVDRTLDRNHNSAINSVSWSPSGAYVASVEKGSKTILWSDV; from the exons ATGGCGGAGCGGTGGGGGGCGTGTGCGTGGAAGAGACACGTGTCGGAGCAGCTGAAGCTCCGGGACCGAGTCCAGAGGCAGACGTTTGAGGAGATCGTCCAGCAAT ACAATCGTCTGCTGGAGAAGTCGGACCTGCAGGCGGTTCTGTCGGAGCGCTACCAGACCGACAAGCACGATGCCCAGAGAGGCCATGAGTCCGG GGTGGGCGGGGACTGTGGGCGGGGCGACGCCCTGCAGCAGGAGATGTCCCAGATGAGGATCAGACACCAGGAGGAGCTGACGGAGCTGCACAAGAAGCGGGGAGAG CTGGCGCAGAGCGTGATCGAACTGAACAACCAGATCCAACAGAAGGACAAAGAGATCCAGAACAACgagaacaa GATGCTGTCCTACCAGCAGCAGGTCTCCGGTCTGGAGGGGGATTGTCGGGACCTGAGGGCCACCTTACAG GACCTGGAGCGGGCCAATCAGACGCTGAAGGACGAGTACGACGCCCTGCAGATCACCTTCAGCGCcctggaggagaagctgaggAAGACCACGGAGGACAACCAGGAGCTGGTGTCGCGCTGGATGGCCGAGAAGGCCCAGGAGGCCAACAAGCTGAACGCCGAGAACGAGAAGGACAGcag ACGCAGACAAGCCAAGCTGCAAAAGGAGCTGGCCGACGCCGCCAAGGAGCCGCTGCCCGTCGACCC GGACGACGACATCGAGGTGCTGGCCGAGGATGCAGGGAAGGGAGGGGCAGAGGTGTCCCCCAGCAGGCAGCTGGGTAGGACGGCCAG TAAGAAACCGTCTCAGCCGCCGCCGGCCGGCCTGCTGGACTCCATCTCCAACATCTTTGG cagGCGGCGCAGCACCAACTCCTTCAGTACGTCCCCCGACCACACGGAGGCGCCGTCAGGAGTGTGTGCAGACGTCAGGGTCCCGTCCACCGCGCTGCACGTGTTC gacgCTCATGACGGTGAGGTGAACGCTGTGAGGTTCAGCCCCGGCTCCCGTCTCCTAGCAACAGGAGGGATGGACCGCAGGGTGAAGCTGTGGGAGGTGGTGGCAG GTCGCTGTGAAGCTAAAGGAGCGCTGACAGGAAGTAACGCTGGAATCACCAGCATCGAATTCGACAgtgct GGCTCCTACCTCCTGGCGGCTTCCAACGACTTTGCCAGTCGGATCTGGACGGTGGACGACTACCGGCTGAGG cacaCGCTAACGGGCCACAGTGGGAAGGTGTTGTCAGCTCGCTTCCTATTGGACAACGCCCGCATCGTCTCCGGGAGCTACGACCGCACCCTGAAGCTGTGGGACCTCCGCAGCAAAGTTT GTATGAAGACAGTGTTCACGGGCTCCAGCTGTAACGACATCGTGTGCACGGAGCAGTGCGTCATGAGCGGACACTTCGACAAGAAGGTCCGCTTCTGGGACATCAG ggcGGAGACCATCGTGcgggagctggagctgctgggccGGGTGACGTCTCTGGACCTGAACCACGACCGCACCGAGCTGCTGACCTGCTCCAGAGACGACCTGCTGAAGATCGTGGACCTGAGGGCCAACGCCGTGAGGCAGACCTTCAG CGCTCAAGGATTCAAGTGTGGTGCCGACTGGACCCGGGTCACCTACAG TCCTGACGGCAGCTACGTGGCGGGGGGGTCAGCTGACGGCGTGCTGTACGTCTGGAACGTCCTGACGGGGAAGGTGGACCGCACGTTGGACCGCAACCACAA CTCTGCCATCAACTCGGTGTCCTGGTCGCCGTCGGGGGCGTACGTCGCCAGCGTGGAGAAGGGCAGCAAGACCATCCTGTGGTCCGACGTGTGA
- the atg16l1 gene encoding autophagy-related protein 16-1 isoform X2, with the protein MAERWGACAWKRHVSEQLKLRDRVQRQTFEEIVQQYNRLLEKSDLQAVLSERYQTDKHDAQRGHESGVGGDCGRGDALQQEMSQMRIRHQEELTELHKKRGELAQSVIELNNQIQQKDKEIQNNENKMLSYQQQVSGLEGDCRDLRATLQDLERANQTLKDEYDALQITFSALEEKLRKTTEDNQELVSRWMAEKAQEANKLNAENEKDSRRRQAKLQKELADAAKEPLPVDPDDDIEVLAEDAGKGGAEVSPSRQLGRTASKKPSQPPPAGLLDSISNIFGRRSTNSFSTSPDHTEAPSGVCADVRVPSTALHVFDAHDGEVNAVRFSPGSRLLATGGMDRRVKLWEVVAGRCEAKGALTGSNAGITSIEFDSAGSYLLAASNDFASRIWTVDDYRLRHTLTGHSGKVLSARFLLDNARIVSGSYDRTLKLWDLRSKVCMKTVFTGSSCNDIVCTEQCVMSGHFDKKVRFWDIRAETIVRELELLGRVTSLDLNHDRTELLTCSRDDLLKIVDLRANAVRQTFSAQGFKCGADWTRVTYSPDGSYVAGGSADGVLYVWNVLTGKVDRTLDRNHNSAINSVSWSPSGAYVASVEKGSKTILWSDV; encoded by the exons ATGGCGGAGCGGTGGGGGGCGTGTGCGTGGAAGAGACACGTGTCGGAGCAGCTGAAGCTCCGGGACCGAGTCCAGAGGCAGACGTTTGAGGAGATCGTCCAGCAAT ACAATCGTCTGCTGGAGAAGTCGGACCTGCAGGCGGTTCTGTCGGAGCGCTACCAGACCGACAAGCACGATGCCCAGAGAGGCCATGAGTCCGG GGTGGGCGGGGACTGTGGGCGGGGCGACGCCCTGCAGCAGGAGATGTCCCAGATGAGGATCAGACACCAGGAGGAGCTGACGGAGCTGCACAAGAAGCGGGGAGAG CTGGCGCAGAGCGTGATCGAACTGAACAACCAGATCCAACAGAAGGACAAAGAGATCCAGAACAACgagaacaa GATGCTGTCCTACCAGCAGCAGGTCTCCGGTCTGGAGGGGGATTGTCGGGACCTGAGGGCCACCTTACAG GACCTGGAGCGGGCCAATCAGACGCTGAAGGACGAGTACGACGCCCTGCAGATCACCTTCAGCGCcctggaggagaagctgaggAAGACCACGGAGGACAACCAGGAGCTGGTGTCGCGCTGGATGGCCGAGAAGGCCCAGGAGGCCAACAAGCTGAACGCCGAGAACGAGAAGGACAGcag ACGCAGACAAGCCAAGCTGCAAAAGGAGCTGGCCGACGCCGCCAAGGAGCCGCTGCCCGTCGACCC GGACGACGACATCGAGGTGCTGGCCGAGGATGCAGGGAAGGGAGGGGCAGAGGTGTCCCCCAGCAGGCAGCTGGGTAGGACGGCCAG TAAGAAACCGTCTCAGCCGCCGCCGGCCGGCCTGCTGGACTCCATCTCCAACATCTTTGG GCGGCGCAGCACCAACTCCTTCAGTACGTCCCCCGACCACACGGAGGCGCCGTCAGGAGTGTGTGCAGACGTCAGGGTCCCGTCCACCGCGCTGCACGTGTTC gacgCTCATGACGGTGAGGTGAACGCTGTGAGGTTCAGCCCCGGCTCCCGTCTCCTAGCAACAGGAGGGATGGACCGCAGGGTGAAGCTGTGGGAGGTGGTGGCAG GTCGCTGTGAAGCTAAAGGAGCGCTGACAGGAAGTAACGCTGGAATCACCAGCATCGAATTCGACAgtgct GGCTCCTACCTCCTGGCGGCTTCCAACGACTTTGCCAGTCGGATCTGGACGGTGGACGACTACCGGCTGAGG cacaCGCTAACGGGCCACAGTGGGAAGGTGTTGTCAGCTCGCTTCCTATTGGACAACGCCCGCATCGTCTCCGGGAGCTACGACCGCACCCTGAAGCTGTGGGACCTCCGCAGCAAAGTTT GTATGAAGACAGTGTTCACGGGCTCCAGCTGTAACGACATCGTGTGCACGGAGCAGTGCGTCATGAGCGGACACTTCGACAAGAAGGTCCGCTTCTGGGACATCAG ggcGGAGACCATCGTGcgggagctggagctgctgggccGGGTGACGTCTCTGGACCTGAACCACGACCGCACCGAGCTGCTGACCTGCTCCAGAGACGACCTGCTGAAGATCGTGGACCTGAGGGCCAACGCCGTGAGGCAGACCTTCAG CGCTCAAGGATTCAAGTGTGGTGCCGACTGGACCCGGGTCACCTACAG TCCTGACGGCAGCTACGTGGCGGGGGGGTCAGCTGACGGCGTGCTGTACGTCTGGAACGTCCTGACGGGGAAGGTGGACCGCACGTTGGACCGCAACCACAA CTCTGCCATCAACTCGGTGTCCTGGTCGCCGTCGGGGGCGTACGTCGCCAGCGTGGAGAAGGGCAGCAAGACCATCCTGTGGTCCGACGTGTGA
- the LOC137596259 gene encoding S-arrestin-like → MSPKRVVFKKVSRDKSVMVYMAKRDFVDHCDFVDPVDGVIVIDPLQVKGKKVYVMLSCTFRYGRQDMDVMGVAFRRDLFLVNRQVYPELQDKEKLTHTKIQQKLLQKLGENAYPFFFEFPDNLPCSVALQPGPSDVGKKCAVEFEVKAFCSESHDDRMDKQSAVRLSIRKIQFSPDDTRLVPAAETTFEFLMSQNPLHVKLGLPKETFYHGEPVPVSVEITNSSSRNIKDISVSVEQVTNVILYSNDKYVKSVAKEETQDAVPPGTSLKKDYTLYPLLAHNKDRRGLALDGRLKHEDTNLASSSIVKQEVLKEVQGMLVSYKVVVRMIASGTIGSSEVSLELPFKLMHPKPDAAKEGESDDMVFEDFKRAYLKGVVYGDDDESPTEA, encoded by the exons ATGAGTCCTAAACGTGTCGTCTTCAAGAAGGTTTCTCGTGATAAGTcg GTGATGGTCTACATGGCCAAGAGAGACTTCGTGGATCACTGTGACTTTGTGGATCCAGTCG ATGGCGTGATTGTGATCGACCCGCTGCAGGTCAAAGGAAAGAAAG tgtACGTGATGCTGTCGTGCACCTTTCGGTACGGCCGGCAGGACATGGACGTGATGGGCGTGGCCTTCAGGCGGGACCTGTTCCTGGTGAACCGGCAGGTCTACCCGGAGCTGCAGGACAAGGAGAAGCTGACCCACACCAAGATCCAGCAGAAGCTGCTCCAGAAGCTGGGCGAAAACGCCTACCCCTTCTTCTTCGAG TTTCCAGACAACCTGCCGTGTTCCGTGGCGCTGCAGCCCGGCCCGTCGGACGTCGGGAAG aaaTGCGCTGTGGAGTTCGAGGTGAAGGCGTTCTGCAGCGAGAGCCACGACGACAGGATGGACAAACA GAGCGCCGTCCGTCTCTCCATCCGTAAAATTCAGTTCAGCCCTGACGACACCAGACTGGTCCCGGCGGCAGAGACCACCTTCGAGTTCCTGATGTCCCAGAATCCTCTGCACGTCAAGCTGGGCCTGCCCAAAGAG ACATTCTACCATGGAGAGCCCGTCCCCGTGAGCGTGGAGATCACCAACTCGTCCAGCAGGAACATCAAGGACATCAGCGTGTCAG TGGAACAGGTGACCAATGTCATTCTCTACTCCAACGACAAATATGTCAAGTCGGTGGCCAAAGAGGAGACGCA GGACGCCGTCCCCCCCGGGACCAGCCTGAAGAAGGACTACACCCTGTACCCCCTGCTGGCCCACAACAAGGACCGCCGGGGGCTGGCGCTGGACGGACGCCTCAAGCATGAGGACACCAACCTGGCCTCGTCCAGCAT TGTGAAGCAGGAGGTGCTGAAGGAGGTTCAGGGGATGCTCGTCTCCTATAAGGTGGTGGTGAGGATGATCGCTTCAGG GACAATCGGATCCAG tgagGTGTCTCTGGAGCTTCCCTTCAAGCTGATGCATCCTAAACCTGATGCAG CCAAAGAAGG CGAATCAGACGACATGGTGTTTGAGGACTTCAAACGAGCCTACCTGAAGGGCGTGGTCTACGGGGACGACGACGAGTCTCCAACAGAGGCGTGA